Genomic segment of Acidobacteriota bacterium:
ATCGTCGGCGCGCCGATCCGGCTGGCGGCGGGCCTCCTCGCCGCGGCCTTCTCGATCCACGCGCTGCTCCCGGTGCTCGACAACGCGATCGCCGCCGCCCGGCACGACGGGGCCGCACTCCTGCGGCTGCTGGCGCCCTGAGGAGGCGGGATGGCCGCCAAGCAGCAGGACCGGAGCAGCCGTACCGAGAAGCCGACCCCGCGCCGGCTCCGCAAGGCGTACGAGCAGGGGAACGTCCCGCGCAGCCCGGATGTCGGCCAGGCTGTGAGTCTCGCGGCGTTCCTTCTCTGGGCCTGGGCGGGCGCGGGGGCGATGCTGTCGGGGCTGGCGCGCGAGCTGCGGTTGTCCCTGGCGGGGGCCGCGGGACCGATCTCGCCGGAACGCCTTCTCGAGCGCGCCGCTTCCTCGGGTCGCGACGCCCTTCTCCTGATGGCGCCGCTGCTCCTCCCCCTGCTGGTGCTCTCGGTGGTTGGCCAGATCGCGCAGTCGGGCTTTCACCCGCGCAAGCAGCCGATCCCGTTCGAGCTGAACCGGGTGAACCCCGTGGAGGGCCTCAAGCGCTTCGTGACCGTGGAGAAGCTCGTCGCGGCCGGAAAGGCGTTGCTGCGCGTCGCTCTCTACGCCGCGGTGGCCGCCCTCGTGATCGTGCCGGAGTGGCCGCGGGTGGTGGAGCTGGCCGCGGGAACGCCGCTGCAGATCCTGCAGGCGGCGGCGGCCATGTCGCTTCGCGTCCTCTTCCGCGCCCTGATTCTCGGCGCGGCGCTGGCGGCCTTGGACTACGCCTTCACCCGGTACCGCTGGTACCGGAACCTCTACATGACGAAACAGGAGATCCGGGACGAGGCGAAGGAAAACGAGGGCGATCCGCTGGTCCGGAGCCGCCTCCGCGCCCGCCAGCGGGACGCGGCCCGGCGTCGCATGATCGCGGGCGTCCGGACCGCAGACGTCGTCGTCACCAACCCGGTCCACGTCGCCGTCGCCCTTCGATACCGGCAGGCGGTCATGAACGCGCCGGTCGTCGTCGCCAAAGGAAGAGGCTACATCGCCCAGCGGATCAAGGAGGAGGCGAGAAAGCACGGGGTGCCGATCGTCGAGGATCCGCCGCTGGCGCGGGCGCTGGACCGCCTGTGCGAGGTCGGGCTGCCCATTCCGGAGGCGCTCTACCGCGCGGTGGCCGAGGTGCTCGCCTACGTGATGGGCCGGCGCCGCGGGCCGTACCGGACGCACCCCGAGGTCGATCCGCAGCGTGAGGAGGCCACCCGATGAGCACGGCGCTCGCCCAGCCGGCACCGGTGGCGGCCCGGGCACACGCCTCCCTGCCGCTCGCGATGATTCTCACCCTCGCCCTCATCGTGGTGCCGCTGCCCTCGGCGCTGCTCGACGTCCTGATCACGCTCAACCTCTCGACCAGCATCGTCGTCCTGCTGGTCGCCATGTACGTTCCGGGGCCGACGCAGTTCTCCGCGTTTCCCTCGCTGCTTCTCCTGATGACTCTCTTCCGGCTGGCGCTGAACGTCGCCTCGACCCGCCTCATCCTGACGCGGGGCGACTCCGGCACCTCGGCCGCCGGTGTCGTCATCCAGGCCTTCGGCAACTTCGTCGTCGGTGGTTCCTTCGTCGTCGGTGCGGTCATCTTCATCGTCATCCTCGTGATCCAGTTCGTCGTCATCGCCCACGGGTCCACCCGCATCTCCGAGGTGATCGCGCGTTTCACCCTCGACGCGATGCCGGGAAAGCAGATGGCCATCGACGCCGACCTGAACGCCGGCCTGATCACCGAGCGCGAGGCGATCGAGCGCCGGGCGATGATCCAGCGAGAGGCGGAGTTCTTCGGGTCGATGGACGGTGCGGTCCGTTTCACCCAGCGTGATGCGATCGCATCGCTCCTGATCACCCTGGTGAACATCGGCGCCGGGCTGCTGATCGGGGTGCTGCAGCACGGGATGACCGCCGCCGAGGCGGTGCGGACCTACTCCGTTCTGACGATCGGCGATGGCCTGGTGACCGCCGTGCCCGCCCTGCTGGTGGCGGTGGCCGGCGGAATCATCACCACGCGCGCGGCACAGGAGCGGAACCTCGGCGAGGAGGTGATCGGCCAGATTCTCCTCAATCCCCAGCCGCTGCGGATCGCTTCCGGCACGCTCCTGGCGCTCGCACTGGTTCCCGGCCTGCCCAAGGTCGCCTTCCTGCTGCTGTCGGCGGCGGTCTTCGGCGCGTCCCGGGCCGCCGAGGCGTCGCGGCGGGCCAGGGAGGAGGCTCCGCCCGCCGCGGAGACCCAGCCGCCGGACGTCGAGGACGACGTGGAGCCGTTGCTCGGCGTCGATCCGATGTGCATCGAGATCGGATACGACCTGATCGCCGCGGTGGGAGCCGACAGGCCGGGCGGGATTCTGGACAAGATCAAGGGTCTGAGGCGTCAGATCGCCTCCGAGCGGGGCTTCGTCCTGCCTCCGGTCCGCGTGCGGGACAACCTCCGGCTCCCGCCCGACCGCTACGTCATCCTCCTGCGGGGCGTGAAGGTGGCGGAGGGCACGATCCCGAAGGGGCGCTTGCTGGCGCTGGAGGCCGGTGTCACGCGGCGCATCGAGGGGGAGCCGACGCGGGATCCGGCTTTCGGCCTGCCGGCGGTCTGGATCACCGCGGACCGGGCCGACGAGGCGCGCGCCGCCGGCTACACGGTCGTCGATCCGCCGGCGGTGCTCTCCACGCACCTGATGGAGGTGATCAACCGCAACGCTGCGGAGTTGCTGGGACGGGAGGACGTCGCCCGCCTCCTCGACCACCTGCAGAAGACCCACCCGAAGGCCGTGGCCGAGCTGGTCCCCGAGCGGATGACGGTGGGGGAGGTCCACCGGGTGCTGCAGGGGCTGCTCCGCGAGGGCGTTTCGATCCGCGACCTCCCGCTCATCGTCGAAACGCTGGCCGATGCGGCCGCCGGCACCCGCGACACCCAGGCGCTGGTGGAAGCCTGCCGGCGCGCGCTGGCTCGCTCGATCACCGAGC
This window contains:
- a CDS encoding EscU/YscU/HrcU family type III secretion system export apparatus switch protein, encoding MAAKQQDRSSRTEKPTPRRLRKAYEQGNVPRSPDVGQAVSLAAFLLWAWAGAGAMLSGLARELRLSLAGAAGPISPERLLERAASSGRDALLLMAPLLLPLLVLSVVGQIAQSGFHPRKQPIPFELNRVNPVEGLKRFVTVEKLVAAGKALLRVALYAAVAALVIVPEWPRVVELAAGTPLQILQAAAAMSLRVLFRALILGAALAALDYAFTRYRWYRNLYMTKQEIRDEAKENEGDPLVRSRLRARQRDAARRRMIAGVRTADVVVTNPVHVAVALRYRQAVMNAPVVVAKGRGYIAQRIKEEARKHGVPIVEDPPLARALDRLCEVGLPIPEALYRAVAEVLAYVMGRRRGPYRTHPEVDPQREEATR
- the flhA gene encoding flagellar biosynthesis protein FlhA yields the protein MSTALAQPAPVAARAHASLPLAMILTLALIVVPLPSALLDVLITLNLSTSIVVLLVAMYVPGPTQFSAFPSLLLLMTLFRLALNVASTRLILTRGDSGTSAAGVVIQAFGNFVVGGSFVVGAVIFIVILVIQFVVIAHGSTRISEVIARFTLDAMPGKQMAIDADLNAGLITEREAIERRAMIQREAEFFGSMDGAVRFTQRDAIASLLITLVNIGAGLLIGVLQHGMTAAEAVRTYSVLTIGDGLVTAVPALLVAVAGGIITTRAAQERNLGEEVIGQILLNPQPLRIASGTLLALALVPGLPKVAFLLLSAAVFGASRAAEASRRAREEAPPAAETQPPDVEDDVEPLLGVDPMCIEIGYDLIAAVGADRPGGILDKIKGLRRQIASERGFVLPPVRVRDNLRLPPDRYVILLRGVKVAEGTIPKGRLLALEAGVTRRIEGEPTRDPAFGLPAVWITADRADEARAAGYTVVDPPAVLSTHLMEVINRNAAELLGREDVARLLDHLQKTHPKAVAELVPERMTVGEVHRVLQGLLREGVSIRDLPLIVETLADAAAGTRDTQALVEACRRALARSITEPLLDGDGVLKAVALSPELEEELTQGLVPGQDNTPPQPLDPRRARDIVGRILTAVAGAGGNAAIVVGPQLRPFLAALIRPQLPHTPVLSTLEVPPEVTLRAVATVS